Proteins encoded in a region of the Orcinus orca chromosome 8, mOrcOrc1.1, whole genome shotgun sequence genome:
- the TKFC gene encoding triokinase/FMN cyclase isoform X2 yields MLTGVIAGAVFTSPAVGSILAAIRAVAQAGTVGTLLIVKNYTGDRLNFGLAREQARAEGIPVEMVVIGDDSAFTVLKKAGRRGLCGTVLIHKVAGALAEAGAGLEEITDRVSEVAKAVGTLGVSLSSCSVPGSKPTFELSADEVELGLGIHGEAGVHRIKMATADEIVALMLDHMTSSSNVSHVPVRSGSSVVLMVNNLGGLSFLELGIVADAAVRSLEGRGVKIARALVGTFMSALDMPGISLTLLLVDEPLLKLIDAETTASAWPNVAKVSVTGRKRCRAAPAKPLEAPDSTAAGGAASKQMVLVLERVCAILLGLEERLNALDRAAGDGDCGTTHSCAARAIQGWLKEGPPPASPAQLLSKLALLLLEKMGGSSGALYGLFLTAAAQPLKAKTDLPAWSAAMDAGLEAMQKYGKAAPGDRTMLDSLWAAGQELQAWKSPGANLQILSKAVKSAEAAAEATRNMEAGAGRASYISSARLDQPDPGAVAAAAVLRAILEVLQSQEA; encoded by the exons ATGCTGACAGGGGTCATTGCGGGAGCCGTGTTCACCTCCCCTGCAGTGGGCAGCATCCTGGCGGCCATCAGGGCAGTGGCCCAGGCGGGCACAG TGGGGACCCTCCTCATCGTGAAGAACTACACTGGGGATCGGCTCAACTTTGGCCTGGCCCGGGAGCAGGCCCGGGCGGAGGGCATCCCTGTGGAGATGGTGGTCATCGGGGATGACAGCGCCTTCACCGTCCTGAAGAAGGCAGGCAGGCGCGGGCTTTGTGGCACAGTGCTCATACACAAG GTGGCGGGTGCCCTGGCTGAGGCAGGTGCGGGGCTGGAGGAGATCACAGATCGGGTGAGCGAGGTCGCCAAGGCCGTGG GAACCCTGGGAGTGAGCTTGTCCTCCTGCAGTGTGCCGGGTTCCAAACCCACCTTTGAGCTCTCAGCCGATGAGGTGGAGCTGGGCCTGG GGATCCACGGGGAGGCTGGCGTGCACCGGATAAAG ATGGCAACCGCCGACGAGATTGTGGCGCTCATGCTGGACCACATGACGAGCTCCTCCAACGTGTCCCACGTGCCTGTGCGGTCCG GCTCCTCAGTGGTGCTGATGGTCAACAACCTGGGTGGCCTGTCATTCCTGGAACTGGGCATCGTAGCCGACGCCGCCGTCCGCTCTCTGG AGGGCCGAGGAGTGAAGATTGCTCGTGCCCTGGTGGGCACCTTCATGTCAGCCCTGGATATGCCTGGCATTTCTCTCACTCTTCTGCTGGTGGATGAGCCCCTCCTGAAACTGATAG ATGCTGAGACCACCGCCTCGGCCTGGCCTAACGTGGCCAAGGTCTCGGTGACTGGGCGGAAGCGGTGCCGGGCTGCCCCCGCCAAGCCCCTGGAGGCCCCTGATTCCACTGCTGCAGGAG GCGCAGCCTCGAAGCAGATGGTGCTTGTGTTGGAGCGGGTGTGCGCCATCCTTCTGGGCCTGGAGGAACGTCTGAACGCCCTGGACCGCGCTGCCGGCGACGGGGACTGTGGGACCACCCACAGCTGCGCTGCCAGAG CGATTCAGGGGTGGCTGAAGGAGGGCCCACCCcctgccagccctgcccagctACTCTCCAAATTGGCCCTCCTGCTACTGGAGAAGATGGGAGGCTCATCTGGGGCG CTCTATGGCCTTTTCCTGACTGCAGCGGCCCAGCCGCTCAAGGCCAAGACTGACCTTCCAGCCTGGTCCGCTGCCATGGATGCCGGCCTGGAGGCCATGCAGAA GTATGGAAAGGCTGCCCCAGGGGATAGGACTATG CTGGATTCTCTGTGGGCAGCAGGACAGGAGCTCCAAGCCTGGAAGAGCCCAGGGGCTAATCTCCAAATCCTGAGCAAGGCAGTCAAG AGTGCAGAAGCCGCAGCCGAGGCCACCAGGAACATGGAAGCTGGAGCTGGACGAGCCAGTTACATCAGCTCCGCGCGCCTGGATCAGCCAGACCCCGGGGCGGTGGCGGCCGCGGCCGTTCTCCGTGCTATCCTGGAGGTCTTGCAGAGCCAGGAGGCATGA
- the TKFC gene encoding triokinase/FMN cyclase isoform X1, translating into MTSKKLVNSVAGCADDALAGLVACNPNLQLLQGHRVALRSDLDSLKGQVALLSGGGSGHEPAHAGFIGKGMLTGVIAGAVFTSPAVGSILAAIRAVAQAGTVGTLLIVKNYTGDRLNFGLAREQARAEGIPVEMVVIGDDSAFTVLKKAGRRGLCGTVLIHKVAGALAEAGAGLEEITDRVSEVAKAVGTLGVSLSSCSVPGSKPTFELSADEVELGLGIHGEAGVHRIKMATADEIVALMLDHMTSSSNVSHVPVRSGSSVVLMVNNLGGLSFLELGIVADAAVRSLEGRGVKIARALVGTFMSALDMPGISLTLLLVDEPLLKLIDAETTASAWPNVAKVSVTGRKRCRAAPAKPLEAPDSTAAGGAASKQMVLVLERVCAILLGLEERLNALDRAAGDGDCGTTHSCAARAIQGWLKEGPPPASPAQLLSKLALLLLEKMGGSSGALYGLFLTAAAQPLKAKTDLPAWSAAMDAGLEAMQKYGKAAPGDRTMLDSLWAAGQELQAWKSPGANLQILSKAVKSAEAAAEATRNMEAGAGRASYISSARLDQPDPGAVAAAAVLRAILEVLQSQEA; encoded by the exons ATG ACCTCCAAGAAGCTAGTGAACTCGGTGGCAGGCTGTGCCGATGACGCCCTCGCTGGCCTGGTGGCCTGCAACCCCAACCTGCAGCTCCTGCAAGGCCACCGTGTGGCCCTCCGCTCTGACCTGGATAGTCTCAAGGGCCAGGTGGCACTACTGTCGGGTGGGGGCTCTGGCCATGAGCCCGCCCATGCCG GTTTCATAGGGAAGGGGATGCTGACAGGGGTCATTGCGGGAGCCGTGTTCACCTCCCCTGCAGTGGGCAGCATCCTGGCGGCCATCAGGGCAGTGGCCCAGGCGGGCACAG TGGGGACCCTCCTCATCGTGAAGAACTACACTGGGGATCGGCTCAACTTTGGCCTGGCCCGGGAGCAGGCCCGGGCGGAGGGCATCCCTGTGGAGATGGTGGTCATCGGGGATGACAGCGCCTTCACCGTCCTGAAGAAGGCAGGCAGGCGCGGGCTTTGTGGCACAGTGCTCATACACAAG GTGGCGGGTGCCCTGGCTGAGGCAGGTGCGGGGCTGGAGGAGATCACAGATCGGGTGAGCGAGGTCGCCAAGGCCGTGG GAACCCTGGGAGTGAGCTTGTCCTCCTGCAGTGTGCCGGGTTCCAAACCCACCTTTGAGCTCTCAGCCGATGAGGTGGAGCTGGGCCTGG GGATCCACGGGGAGGCTGGCGTGCACCGGATAAAG ATGGCAACCGCCGACGAGATTGTGGCGCTCATGCTGGACCACATGACGAGCTCCTCCAACGTGTCCCACGTGCCTGTGCGGTCCG GCTCCTCAGTGGTGCTGATGGTCAACAACCTGGGTGGCCTGTCATTCCTGGAACTGGGCATCGTAGCCGACGCCGCCGTCCGCTCTCTGG AGGGCCGAGGAGTGAAGATTGCTCGTGCCCTGGTGGGCACCTTCATGTCAGCCCTGGATATGCCTGGCATTTCTCTCACTCTTCTGCTGGTGGATGAGCCCCTCCTGAAACTGATAG ATGCTGAGACCACCGCCTCGGCCTGGCCTAACGTGGCCAAGGTCTCGGTGACTGGGCGGAAGCGGTGCCGGGCTGCCCCCGCCAAGCCCCTGGAGGCCCCTGATTCCACTGCTGCAGGAG GCGCAGCCTCGAAGCAGATGGTGCTTGTGTTGGAGCGGGTGTGCGCCATCCTTCTGGGCCTGGAGGAACGTCTGAACGCCCTGGACCGCGCTGCCGGCGACGGGGACTGTGGGACCACCCACAGCTGCGCTGCCAGAG CGATTCAGGGGTGGCTGAAGGAGGGCCCACCCcctgccagccctgcccagctACTCTCCAAATTGGCCCTCCTGCTACTGGAGAAGATGGGAGGCTCATCTGGGGCG CTCTATGGCCTTTTCCTGACTGCAGCGGCCCAGCCGCTCAAGGCCAAGACTGACCTTCCAGCCTGGTCCGCTGCCATGGATGCCGGCCTGGAGGCCATGCAGAA GTATGGAAAGGCTGCCCCAGGGGATAGGACTATG CTGGATTCTCTGTGGGCAGCAGGACAGGAGCTCCAAGCCTGGAAGAGCCCAGGGGCTAATCTCCAAATCCTGAGCAAGGCAGTCAAG AGTGCAGAAGCCGCAGCCGAGGCCACCAGGAACATGGAAGCTGGAGCTGGACGAGCCAGTTACATCAGCTCCGCGCGCCTGGATCAGCCAGACCCCGGGGCGGTGGCGGCCGCGGCCGTTCTCCGTGCTATCCTGGAGGTCTTGCAGAGCCAGGAGGCATGA
- the LOC101271896 gene encoding lysosomal membrane ascorbate-dependent ferrireductase CYB561A3 isoform X2: MAMGWFYLSVLALCSLGLMCILSTIYWISYWQGGFAWDGTILMFNWHPVLMVTGMVVFYSAASLVYRLPQSWVGPKLPWKFGHAAMHLLAFILTVLGLHAVFDFHSRRKIPNLYSLHSWLGITTVFLFACQWFLGFAVFLLPWASVRLRSLLKPIHVFFGASILSLAIASVISGINEKLFSSLRNGTNSYSRLPSEAVFANCSGMLVVVFGLLVLYILLASSWKRPELGMQAERQALLHGGE, translated from the exons ATGGCTATGGGATGGTTTTATCTGTCCGTCTTGGCGCTGTGCTCCCTGGGCTTGATGTGCATCCTCTCCACCATCTATTGGATATCGTACTGGCAAGGTGGCTTCGCCTGGGATGGTACCATCCTCATGTTCAACTGGCACCCGGTGCTCATGGTTACAGGCATGGTGGTGTTCTACAGTGCTG CATCACTGGTCTACCGCCTGCCCCAGTCATGGGTAGGGCCCAAGCTGCCCTGGAAATTCGGCCACGCAGCCATGCACCTGCTGGCCTTCATCCTGACTGTACTGGGGCTGCATGCCGTCTTTGACTTTCACAGCCGTAGAAAGATCCCCAATCTCTACTCGCTGCACAGCTGGCTGGGCATCACCACCGTCTTCCTCTTCGCCTGTCAG TGGTTCTTGGGCTTTGCGGTCTTCCTGCTGCCCTGGGCGTCCGTGCGGCTGCGCAGCCTCCTTAAACCCATCCACGTCTTCTTTGGAGCTTCCATCCTCTCTCTGGCCATTGCATCTGTCATTTCCGGCATTAATGAGAAGcttttctccagtct GAGAAACGGCACCAACTCATACTCCAGGCTGCCCAGTGAGGCTGTCTTTGCCAACTGCTCTGGGATGCTGGTGGTGGTCTTCGGGCTGCTGGTGCTCTATATCCTGCTGGCTTCGTCTTGGAAACGCCCAGAGCTGGGGATGCAGGCCGAAAGACAG GCCCTGTTGCACGGCGGGGAGTGA
- the LOC101271896 gene encoding lysosomal membrane ascorbate-dependent ferrireductase CYB561A3 isoform X1 has translation MAMGWFYLSVLALCSLGLMCILSTIYWISYWQGGFAWDGTILMFNWHPVLMVTGMVVFYSAASLVYRLPQSWVGPKLPWKFGHAAMHLLAFILTVLGLHAVFDFHSRRKIPNLYSLHSWLGITTVFLFACQWFLGFAVFLLPWASVRLRSLLKPIHVFFGASILSLAIASVISGINEKLFSSLRNGTNSYSRLPSEAVFANCSGMLVVVFGLLVLYILLASSWKRPELGMQAERQPIWTRGWAGTR, from the exons ATGGCTATGGGATGGTTTTATCTGTCCGTCTTGGCGCTGTGCTCCCTGGGCTTGATGTGCATCCTCTCCACCATCTATTGGATATCGTACTGGCAAGGTGGCTTCGCCTGGGATGGTACCATCCTCATGTTCAACTGGCACCCGGTGCTCATGGTTACAGGCATGGTGGTGTTCTACAGTGCTG CATCACTGGTCTACCGCCTGCCCCAGTCATGGGTAGGGCCCAAGCTGCCCTGGAAATTCGGCCACGCAGCCATGCACCTGCTGGCCTTCATCCTGACTGTACTGGGGCTGCATGCCGTCTTTGACTTTCACAGCCGTAGAAAGATCCCCAATCTCTACTCGCTGCACAGCTGGCTGGGCATCACCACCGTCTTCCTCTTCGCCTGTCAG TGGTTCTTGGGCTTTGCGGTCTTCCTGCTGCCCTGGGCGTCCGTGCGGCTGCGCAGCCTCCTTAAACCCATCCACGTCTTCTTTGGAGCTTCCATCCTCTCTCTGGCCATTGCATCTGTCATTTCCGGCATTAATGAGAAGcttttctccagtct GAGAAACGGCACCAACTCATACTCCAGGCTGCCCAGTGAGGCTGTCTTTGCCAACTGCTCTGGGATGCTGGTGGTGGTCTTCGGGCTGCTGGTGCTCTATATCCTGCTGGCTTCGTCTTGGAAACGCCCAGAGCTGGGGATGCAGGCCGAAAGACAG CCCATCTGGACACGAGGCTGGGCGGGAACACGGTGA